From Coffea arabica cultivar ET-39 chromosome 9c, Coffea Arabica ET-39 HiFi, whole genome shotgun sequence, one genomic window encodes:
- the LOC140014033 gene encoding uncharacterized protein, protein MASRAILWRKKYLFDSLNRPKYLLHCCSSFEHGSSSMIPDSWNQSRGVRYASSTCDQTNETEPNLTKDELLTNVARGYLRHNSCMIPNLGSRNGIGGSSLGVKWITEYARQYSTAAAGQPDLGQDDNKNEESTVKQKKEASPEECDQAVEGLSTVKAKAKAKQLQDTQKDAKPMIKRIWAMLLGIGPALKAVASMSREDWAKKLRHWKDEFKTTMQHYWLGTKLLWADVRISSKLLYKLASGKGLSRRERQQLTRTTADIFRLVPFAVFIIVPFMELLLPVFLKLFPNMLPSTFQDKMKEQEALKRKLNARIEYAKFLQETVKEMANEVKDLRSGEIKKTAEDLDEFLDKVRRGNTVSNDEILAFAKLFNDELTLDNISRPRLVNMCKYMGIKPFGTDAYLRHMLRMRLQKIKEDDKMIKAEGVESLSEEELRQACRDRGMLGLVSADELRQSLRDWLDLSLNHSVPSSLLILSRAFLVAGKVKPEEAVQATLSSLPDELVDTVQVTSLPSEDSAAERRRKLEFLEMQEELIKEEEQKEEKEHARIKESIEKQKDVALEEMTSPTMKEAQQMKAAILDKQEQLCEISKALAVLASASSVSKEREEFLRLVNKEIELYNSMVEKEGTDGAEEAKKAYRAAREDSNQAVERALGDKVYSALRDRVDAMLQKLEKEIDDVDATIGDRWRLLDRDYDGKVTPEEVASAAMYLRDTFGKEGIEELINKLSKDKEGKILVEDIVKLGSQTEESETTEAGKT, encoded by the exons GGAATCAGAGCAGGGGAGTTAGATATGCATCCTCCACTTGTGATCAAACAAATGAAACAGAACCAAATTTAACCAAAGATGAGTTGTTGACTAATGTGGCAAGAGGATATCTTAGGCATAACTCTTGCATGATACCGAATTTGGGTAGTAGGAATGGCATTGGAGGGTCTTCATTAGGAGTTAAGTGGATAACCGAATATGCCCGCCAGTATTCCACAGCTGCAGCAGGGCAACCTGATCTGGGTCAAGATGATAATAAAAATGAAGAGTCAACTGTCAAACAGAAGAAGGAAGCTTCCCCAGAAGAATGTGATCAGGCAGTTGAGGGTTTGAGCACTGTTAAAGCCAAAGCAAAAGCTAAGCAGCTTCAGGATACCCAGAAGGATGCCAAACCTATGATAAAGAGAATTTGGGCAATGCTTTTAGGAATTGGTCCTGCTTTGAAAGCTGTAGCTTCTATGAGCAG GGAGGACTGGGCTAAGAAGCTTCGGCATTGGAAAGATGAATTCAAGACTACAATGCAACATTATTGGCTGGGTACGAAACTACTCTGGGCTGATGTGAGGATAAGCTCTAAGTTGCTGTACAAACTTGCTAGTGGGAAGGGTCTTTCTAGGAGAGAGAGACAGCAACTAACGCGGACAACAGCCGACATTTTCAGGCTGGTTCCTTTTGCAGTTTTTATTATAGTTCCATTCATGGAGTTATTGCTGCCAGTATTCCTGAAATTGTTTCCCAACATGTTGCCATCAACTTTCCAGGACAAGATGAAAGAACAG GAGGCTCTGAAAAGGAAGTTAAACGCCAGGATAGAATATGCAAAGTTTCTTCAAGAGACTGTAAAAGAAATGGCAAATGAAGTAAAAGACCTACGAAGTGGAGAAATAAAGAAAACAGCAGAAGAtcttgatgaatttttggaTAAG GTTAGAAGGGGTAACACTGTttcaaatgatgaaattttagCATTTGCTAAATTGTTCAATGATGAGCTTACTCTGGATAACATAAGCAG ACCTCGGTTGGTGAACATGTGCAAATACATGGGTATCAAACCTTTTGGTACAGATGCATATCTCCGTCACATGCTCCGCATGAGACTGCAAAA GATTAAGGAGGATGATAAGATGATTAAAGCTGAGGGTGTGGAGTCTCTGTCTGAGGAAGAACTCCGCCAAGCATGTCGAGATCGGGGGATGCTCGGATTGGTCTCAGCAGATGAATTGCGTCAATCG CTACGGGATTGGCTGGACTTATCTCTCAATCATTCTGTTCCATCTTCATTGTTAATTCTTTCTAG AGCCTTTTTGGTGGCCGGCAAAGTGAAGCCAGAGGAAGCTGTTCAAGCAACGCTCTCATCTTTGCCAGATGAGCTGGTGGATACTGTTCAAGTTACATCTTTGCCCTCTGAAGATTCTGCTGCAGAAAGGAGGAGAAAACTGGAGTTCCTGGAAATGCAAGAAGAACTAATCAAG GAGGAAGAgcagaaagaggaaaaagagcaTGCGAGGATTAAGGAGTCAATTGAAAAGCAGAAGGATGTGGCTTTGGAAGAGATGACGTCTCCAACAATGAAAGAAGCTCAACAGATGAAAGCAGCGATTTTGGATAAACAAGAGCAGCTTTGTGAAATCAGTAAAGCATTGGCTGTTTTAGCATCAGCTTCT TCCGTGAGCAAGGAACGTGAAGAATTCCTGAGACTTGTTAACAAGGAG ATAGAGTTGTATAATAGCATGGTGGAGAAAGAAGGTACAGATGGTGCAGAAGAAGCAAAGAAGGCATACAGAGCAGCTAGGGAAGACAGCAACCAAGCTGTAGAGAGGGCTTTAGGTGACAAAGTTTATTCAGCACTCAGAGACAGG GTTGATGCTATGCTTCAAAAGcttgaaaaagaaattgatgATGTGGATGCCACAATTGGTGATCGTTGGCGTTTGCTCGATAG GGACTATGATGGCAAAGTCACACCCGAGGAAGTAGCATCTGCTGCCATGTACCTGAGGGACACCTTCGGTAAAGAGGGTATTGAAGAACTTATAAATAAACTTTCCAAAGACAAAG AAGGAAAAATCCTTGTGGAAGATATTGTCAAGCTAGGTAGTCAAACTGAAGAAAGTGAAACAACTGAAGCTGGCAAAACATGA
- the LOC140014034 gene encoding uncharacterized protein, whose amino-acid sequence MNYRAAMTGSTAHTREDSSSSSVVIQTTDYSASNSSSLQITVHKLNGSNYLEWAQSVKLAIDGRGKLGHLTGEIQQPAAEDPNLKRWHSENSLVIAWLINSMEPAIGKPHLFLPTAKDVWDAVRDMYFDIENSSQIFNLKTKLWKSRQEDRDVTTYYNQMVTLWQELDLCYEDEWDCRADSVRYKKREENDRVYVFLAGLNQELDEVRGRILGRKPLPSIREVFSEVRREESRRKVMLKSSPKSKAEDEVETSALVSKGTDLDGDKRRKPWCEHCNKSWHTKDTCWKLHGKPSNFKKKNGGDSKVLQTVNEDSQKQQTDFETPAFTKEQLSQLYKLFKSPQFSVTEPKSFTPFCSFAKNGTDHGEDDWMC is encoded by the exons ATGAACTACCGAGCAGCCATGACTGGATCGACTGCTCACACAAGAGAAGACTCATCCTCGTCTTCAGTAGTTATCCAAACTACAGATTACTCCGCTTCAAATTCTTCTTCCCTACAAATAACCGTTCATAAATTAAATGGTTCCAATTATCTGGAATGGGCTCAATCTGTAAAGCTGGCTATCGATGGCAGAGGTAAACTCGGCCACCTTACTGGAGAAATTCAACAACCAGCTGCTGAAGATCCCAATTTGAAGAGATGGCATTCAGAGAACTCTCTAGTTATCGCTTGGTTGATAAACTCTATGGAACCAGCAATAGGAAAGCCACACTTATTTCTGCCCACAGCCAAGGATGTGTGGGACGCTGTCCGGGATATGTATTTCGATATAGAGAATTCGTCTCAAATTTTCAATCTCAAGACGAAATTGTGGAAATCAAGACAAGAAGATAGAGATGTTACAACCTATTACAATCAGATGGTAACTTTATGGCAGGAATTGGATCTTTGTTATGAGGATGAATGGGACTGCCGTGCAGACAGTGTTCGATACAAGAAACGGGAGGAGAACGACAGAGTCTATGTCTTCTTGGCTGGACTAAATCAAGAACTCGATGAGGTGCGAGGTCGTATTTTGGGCAGGAAGCCTCTCCCCTCCATTCGTGAAGTATTTTCTGAAGTCAGAAGAGAAGAATCAAGGCGTAAGGTGATGCTGAAGTCATCACCAAAGTCCAAGGCAGAGGATGAAGTTGAGACTTCAGCATTGGTTTCTAAGGGGACAGATTTGGACGGGGATAAAAGAAGGAAGCCTTGGTGTGAACACTGTAATAAGTCGTGGCACACAAAGGACACATGCTGGAAATTACATGGGAAACCATcgaatttcaagaagaaaaatggaggTGATAGCAAGGTGTTGCAGACTGTGAATGAGGATTCTCAAAAGCAACAAACTGACTTTGAGACACCAGCCTTCACAAAGGAACAATTAAGCCAACTGTACAAACTCTTTAAGTCTCCACAATTTTCAGTCACTGAGCCAAAAAGCTTCACTCCTTTCTGTTCTTTTGCTAAAAATG GAACTGACCACGGGGAGGATGATTGGATGTGCTAG
- the LOC140003782 gene encoding pentatricopeptide repeat-containing protein At4g01570-like: MHHGQSGAGVMFHSSLAFVVIFGSKNRFITTLTTGLRAKPLASKVGSLIVVASIAKALSEPGGTRNLDKNMASVNLSEDLVLQVLRRNSLAASKKLDFFHWCSLRPNYKHSVGTYSQMFHTICHCPQYHDEIFNLLTSLKRDGLVLDSTTFKLILDAFIRSGRFDSALEILNHVEKDLCMTISLNADLYSSILIALVRKGQLGIALSIFLKLLENSSTNGNSGILDAVSCNELLVGLRKADMRDQFKQVFHKLREIGSFPLDRWGYNICIHAFGCWDDLATSLSLFKEMKDKSGSFSPDLCTYNSLIQVLCLVGKVNDALVVWEELKSSSGHEPDLFTYRILIQGCSKAYRIGDASKIFAEMQYRGFRPDTVVYNSLLDGLLKARKLVEACNLFEKMVDEDGVRASCWTYNILIDGLFRNGRAAAAYSLFLDLKKKSNNFVDEITYSIVVLHLCKEDQVEEALQLVEEMEARGFVVDLVTITSLLIALYRNGMWDSIERLMKYIRDGNFVSNVLKWKATMEASLKVPQSKKKDFAPMFPLRGNFTDILSLLSSADRQIDSSLAAGNVEPKVDDFDEWSSSPHMDLLANEVSPASLFSLSRGKRVEAKETDSFDIDMVNTYLSIFLSKGKLSLACKLFEIFTNMGVDPVSYTYNSIMSSFVKKGYFNEAWGVLQGMGEMLCPADIATYNVIIQCLGKMGRADLASAVLDKLMKQGGYLDIVMYNTLINALGKAGRIEEAIKLFHQMQTSGISPDVITYNTLIEVHSKAGRLKDAYKFLKMMLDAGCAPNHVTDTTLDFLEMEIEKLRYHKASMNRSADDCS, encoded by the coding sequence ATGCATCATGGGCAAAGTGGTGCAGGGGTGATGTTTCATTCTTCTTTGGCTTTTGTTGTGATCTTTGGCTCAAAAAACAGATTTATCACAACGTTGACAACTGGATTGAGAGCAAAACCATTAGCGTCCAAAGTTGGGAGTCTCATTGTTGTTGCTTCAATTGCAAAAGCTCTTTCAGAGCCTGGAGGAACTAGAAACCTGGATAAGAACATGGCCTCTGTTAACTTGTCTGAGGATCTTGTTCTCCAAGTTCTCCGCAGGAACTCTCTGGCAGCATCTAAAAAGTTGGATTTCTTTCACTGGTGCTCTCTTAGGCCCAACTACAAGCACTCTGTGGGTACTTACTCTCAGATGTTTCATACAATCTGTCACTGCCCTCAATACCATGATGAGATTTTTAATCTTCTCACTTCCTTGAAGCGTGATGGCTTGGTCCTTGATTCAACAACCTTCAAGCTGATCCTCGATGCTTTTATCCGATCTGGAAGATTCGACTCTGCACTGGAAATTTTGAACCACGTGGAGAAAGATTTATGCATGACAATCTCGTTAAACGCTGATTTGTATAGCTCTATCCTCATTGCCCTTGTCCGTAAAGGCCAGCTTGGTATAGCTCTTTCAATCTTCCTCAAACTCTTGGAGAATTCCAGTACAAATGGAAATAGTGGCATTCTTGATGCTGTTTCTTGTAATGAGCTGCTTGTTGGTCTTAGGAAGGCTGATATGAGGGATCAATTCAAGCAAGTATTTcataaactgagagaaattgGATCCTTTCCATTGGATAGATGGGGTTATAATATATGCATTCATGCATTTGGGTGTTGGGATGATCTGGCTACTTCTTTAAGTCTCTTCAAAGAGATGAAGGATAAGAGTGGTTCCTTTAGCCCTGATCTATGCACATACAACAGCCTTATCCAAGTGCTGTGCTTGGTTGGGAAGGTAAATGATGCCCTTGTTGTCTGGGAAGAACTCAAGAGCTCCTCTGGTCATGAGCCTGATTTGTTCACTTACCGTATCCTCATTCAGGGCTGTTCTAAAGCCTACCGGATAGGTGATGCCTCGAAAATATTTGCTGAGATGCAGTATAGGGGGTTTCGTCCTGACACTGTTGTTTATAACTCCCTCTTGGATGGGTTATTGAAAGCGAGGAAGTTAGTGGAAGCTTGCAATTTGTTCGAGAAAATGGTTGATGAAGATGGTGTCAGGGCTTCTTGTTGGACCTACAATATACTCATTGATGGCTTGTTCAGGAATGGAAGGGCTGCAGCTGCATATAGCTTGTTTCTTGATCTGAAGAAGAAGAGCAATAACTTTGTGGATGAAATAACTTATAGCATTGTTGTTTTGCATCTTTGTAAGGAGGATCAAGTTGAGGAAGCTCTGCAGTTGGTGGAGGAGATGGAAGCTAGAGGGTTTGTTGTTGATTTGGTTACCATAACTTCCCTGCTGATTGCACTTTATAGGAACGGTATGTGGGATTCAATAGAAAGACTGATGAAGTACATTAGAGATGGGAATTTTGTGTCAAATGTTCTCAAGTGGAAAGCAACTATGGAGGCATCACTAAAAGTCCcacaaagcaagaaaaaggatTTTGCGCCTATGTTTCCTTTGAGGGGAAACTTTACTGATATTTTGAGTCTATTAAGCTCAGCCGACAGACAAATTGATTCTAGTCTTGCTGCAGGAAATGTTGAGCCAAAAGTTGATGATTTTGATGAGTGGTCATCTTCCCCACATATGGATCTCCTTGCCAATGAAGTCAGCCCTGCCAGTTTATTCTCTTTGTCTAGAGGAAAAAGGGTTGAGGCCAAGGAAACAGATTCTTTTGATATCGACATGGTCAATACGTACCTATCCATTTTTTTGTCCAAGGGGAAGTTGAGCTTGGCTTGTAAACTATTTGAGATTTTCACCAACATGGGTGTTGATCCAGTTAGTTACACTTACAATTCCATAATGAGTTCATTTGTTAAGAAGGGTTACTTCAATGAGGCTTGGGGTGTTCTCCAAGGCATGGGTGAGATGCTTTGCCCTGCAGATATAGCAACCTATAACGTTATAATTCAATGCTTGGGAAAGATGGGAAGGGCAGATCTTGCCAGTGCTGTCCTTGATAAATTGATGAAGCAAGGTGGTTATCTAGACATAGTTATGTATAACACATTGATTAATGCACTTGGGAAGGCAGGTCGTATAGAGGAGGCAATCAAGCTGTTTCATCAGATGCAGACTAGCGGGATAAGCCCTGATGTTATCACATACAATACACTCATTGAAGTTCATTCTAAGGCTGGGAGACTAAAAGATGCCTACAAGTTCTTAAAGATGATGCTGGATGCAGGATGTGCCCCAAACCATGTGACTGACACAACGTTGGATTTTCTGGAGATGGAAATAGAAAAATTGAGATACCATAAGGCATCAATGAACCGCTCTGCAGATGATTGTTCTTAA
- the LOC140014335 gene encoding gamma-tubulin complex component 2-like isoform X2 — protein sequence MDSSAVAPSTPRWNLDRPFLTGRFHQDTIFTSESRGFIADSFDARLDKAIGCYHASIQELIVIDDLLSALVGIEGRYISIKRVRGKEDTVAFQVDPSMGLTLQESAKRIFPLCESYLLINQFVESRSLSKHGLVNHAFAAALRALLLDYQALVAQLEHQFRLGRLSVQGLWFYCQPMMGSMQALSIVIRKVSANNFIGSTVLNLLQSQAKAMAGDHVVRSLLEKMIQCANAAYLRILERWVYEGVIDDPYGEFFISENKSLQKESLAQDYDAKYWQQRYSLKDDVPSFLATAAETILTTGKYLNVMRECGHNIQVPVAENSKLTSVGSNHHHLECIKAAYDYASGELLNLIKEKYDLMAKLRSIKHYLLLDQGDFLVHFMDIAREELSKKPDDISAEKLQSLLDLALRTTAAAADPCHEDLACCVEKTTLLKRLNTLKDLEISQTVSDSNELEEQLSITGLETFSLSYKVQWPLSLVISRKALTRYQLIFRFLFHCKHVNRQLCAAWQMHQGVRRLDMQGIAISVSSLLCRSMLRFINSLVHYLTFEVLEPNWHVMHNRLQTAKSIDEVIEYHEFFLEKCLRECLLLSPVLLKKVERLKLLCLRYAAAIQRLITSSVDIPTGIVSNGSLETEKYKRLKLRSRSQTLKLAPENASVIESILKFERDFSAELQSLGPILSNSSRAEPYLTHLAQWILGVGKDQ from the exons ATGGATTCTTCCGCCGTTGCTCCTTCAACTCCTCGATGGAACCTCGATCGCCCTTTTCTCACCGGCCGCTTTCACCag GACACCATCTTCACTTCTGAATCCAGGGGTTTTATTGCAGATTCTTTTGA TGCAAGGTTGGACAAGGCCATAGGTTGCTACCATGCGTCAATTCAG GAATTGATTGTAATTGATGATCTCTTGTCTGCTTTGGTTGGGATTGAAGGGCGGtacatttcaataaaaagaGTGCGAGGGAAGGAAGATACTGTAGCATTTCAAGTTGATCCATCAATGGGTTTGACTCTGCAG GAATCTGCGAAAAGGATCTTTCCTTTGTGTGAGAGCTATTTGTTAATTAATCAATTTGTTGAGTCGAGGTCGCTGTCCAAGCATGGCTTAGTTAACCATGCATTTGCTGCTGCTCTGAGGGCACTCCTTCTT GATTACCAAGCCTTGGTGGCCCAGCTTGAACACCAGTTTAGATTAGGGAGGCTTTCTGTTCAAGGACTTTGGTTCTACTGCCAG CCAATGATGGGATCAATGCAAGCTTTGTCAATAGTGATAAGGAAGGTTTCAGCCAATAACTTTATAGGTTCTACAGTTCTCAACCTTTTGCAGAGTCAG GCCAAGGCCATGGCTGGTGATCATGTTGTGAGATCTTTGCTGGAAAAGATGATACAATGTGCAAATGCTGCATACCTTAGAATATTGGAAAG ATGGGTATATGAAGGAGTGATTGATGATCCCTATggtgaatttttcatttctgagAATAAGTCTCTTCAAAAG GAGAGTCTTGCTCAAGATTATGACGCTAAGTATTGGCAACAACGCTACAGCCTCAAAGATGATGTTCCTAGCTTCCTTGCAACTGCTGCTGAAACAATCTTGACCACTGGGAAATATTTGAACGTTATGAGAGAATGTGGGCACAATATTCAG GTCCCTGTAGctgaaaattcaaaattgacaaGTGTGGGATCAAATCATCATCATCTTGAGTGTATTAAGGCTGCTTATGATTATGCTAGTGGTGAGCTATTAAATCTCATTAAAGAAAAG TACGATCTGATGGCAAAGCTGCGGTCAATCAAGCACTATCTTCTTCTTGACCAG GGTGATTTCTTGGTTCACTTTATGGATATAGCTCGAGAAGAGCTAAGCAAAAAGCCAGATGATATCTCTGCTGAGAAGCTGCAG TCACTATTGGATCTTGCCCTGAGGACCACAGCTGCTGCAGCAGATCCTTGTCACGAAGACTTAGCATGTTGTGTG GAAAAAACTACATTGTTGAAAAGGTTGAACACCCTCAAAGATCTTGAGATTAGCCAGACTGTCTCTGATAGTAACGAGTTGGAAGAACAATTGAGCATCACTGGGTTGGAGACATTTTCTTTGAGTTATAAG GTTCAATGGCCATTATCTCTTGTTATCTCGAGAAAAGCTTTGACAAGATATCAGCTTATTTTCCGCTTTCTATTTCATTGCAAGCATGTTAACAGGCAACTTTGTGCAGCATGGCAAATGCATCAA GGTGTTCGCAGACTTGACATGCAGGGGATTGCAATCTCTGTGTCATCTTTGTTGTGTCGCAGCATGCTTAGATTCATTAATAGCCTTGTACACTACTTGACCTTCGAG GTTTTGGAGCCAAATTGGCATGTGATGCATAATAGGCTTCAAACTGCTAAGAGCATTGATGAG GTTATTGAATATCATGAATTTTTCCTTGAGAAATGTTTGAGGGAATGTTTACTTCTTTCACCAGTTCTTCTCAAG AAGGTGGAGAGGCTGAAGCTATTATGCCTTCGCTATGCAGCAGCAATACAGCGATTAATTACGTCTTCTGTTGACATCCCCACTGGAATTGTATCTAATGGCTCTCTTGAGACTGAAAAGTACAAGAGATTGAAACTAAGGAGCCGATCTCAGACGCTGAAATTAGCACCTGAAAATGCATCAGTCATTGAATCAATCCT GAAATTTGAGAGGGATTTTAGTGCTGAGCTTCAGAGTTTAGGTCCAATTCTGAGCAACAGTTCTCGAGCAGAGCCGTATTTGACTCATCTTGCACAATGGATTCTAGGTGTAGGGAAGGACCAGTGA
- the LOC140014335 gene encoding gamma-tubulin complex component 2-like isoform X1, which translates to MDSSAVAPSTPRWNLDRPFLTGRFHQDTIFTSESRGFIADSFDARLDKAIGCYHASIQELIVIDDLLSALVGIEGRYISIKRVRGKEDTVAFQVDPSMGLTLQESAKRIFPLCESYLLINQFVESRSLSKHGLVNHAFAAALRALLLDYQALVAQLEHQFRLGRLSVQGLWFYCQPMMGSMQALSIVIRKVSANNFIGSTVLNLLQSQAKAMAGDHVVRSLLEKMIQCANAAYLRILERWVYEGVIDDPYGEFFISENKSLQKESLAQDYDAKYWQQRYSLKDDVPSFLATAAETILTTGKYLNVMRECGHNIQVPVAENSKLTSVGSNHHHLECIKAAYDYASGELLNLIKEKYDLMAKLRSIKHYLLLDQGDFLVHFMDIAREELSKKPDDISAEKLQSLLDLALRTTAAAADPCHEDLACCVEKTTLLKRLNTLKDLEISQTVSDSNELEEQLSITGLETFSLSYKVQWPLSLVISRKALTRYQLIFRFLFHCKHVNRQLCAAWQMHQGVRRLDMQGIAISVSSLLCRSMLRFINSLVHYLTFEVLEPNWHVMHNRLQTAKSIDEFAIFPCLFVCLMLFGGLKGIGKSIADIIFFARKKVERLKLLCLRYAAAIQRLITSSVDIPTGIVSNGSLETEKYKRLKLRSRSQTLKLAPENASVIESILKFERDFSAELQSLGPILSNSSRAEPYLTHLAQWILGVGKDQ; encoded by the exons ATGGATTCTTCCGCCGTTGCTCCTTCAACTCCTCGATGGAACCTCGATCGCCCTTTTCTCACCGGCCGCTTTCACCag GACACCATCTTCACTTCTGAATCCAGGGGTTTTATTGCAGATTCTTTTGA TGCAAGGTTGGACAAGGCCATAGGTTGCTACCATGCGTCAATTCAG GAATTGATTGTAATTGATGATCTCTTGTCTGCTTTGGTTGGGATTGAAGGGCGGtacatttcaataaaaagaGTGCGAGGGAAGGAAGATACTGTAGCATTTCAAGTTGATCCATCAATGGGTTTGACTCTGCAG GAATCTGCGAAAAGGATCTTTCCTTTGTGTGAGAGCTATTTGTTAATTAATCAATTTGTTGAGTCGAGGTCGCTGTCCAAGCATGGCTTAGTTAACCATGCATTTGCTGCTGCTCTGAGGGCACTCCTTCTT GATTACCAAGCCTTGGTGGCCCAGCTTGAACACCAGTTTAGATTAGGGAGGCTTTCTGTTCAAGGACTTTGGTTCTACTGCCAG CCAATGATGGGATCAATGCAAGCTTTGTCAATAGTGATAAGGAAGGTTTCAGCCAATAACTTTATAGGTTCTACAGTTCTCAACCTTTTGCAGAGTCAG GCCAAGGCCATGGCTGGTGATCATGTTGTGAGATCTTTGCTGGAAAAGATGATACAATGTGCAAATGCTGCATACCTTAGAATATTGGAAAG ATGGGTATATGAAGGAGTGATTGATGATCCCTATggtgaatttttcatttctgagAATAAGTCTCTTCAAAAG GAGAGTCTTGCTCAAGATTATGACGCTAAGTATTGGCAACAACGCTACAGCCTCAAAGATGATGTTCCTAGCTTCCTTGCAACTGCTGCTGAAACAATCTTGACCACTGGGAAATATTTGAACGTTATGAGAGAATGTGGGCACAATATTCAG GTCCCTGTAGctgaaaattcaaaattgacaaGTGTGGGATCAAATCATCATCATCTTGAGTGTATTAAGGCTGCTTATGATTATGCTAGTGGTGAGCTATTAAATCTCATTAAAGAAAAG TACGATCTGATGGCAAAGCTGCGGTCAATCAAGCACTATCTTCTTCTTGACCAG GGTGATTTCTTGGTTCACTTTATGGATATAGCTCGAGAAGAGCTAAGCAAAAAGCCAGATGATATCTCTGCTGAGAAGCTGCAG TCACTATTGGATCTTGCCCTGAGGACCACAGCTGCTGCAGCAGATCCTTGTCACGAAGACTTAGCATGTTGTGTG GAAAAAACTACATTGTTGAAAAGGTTGAACACCCTCAAAGATCTTGAGATTAGCCAGACTGTCTCTGATAGTAACGAGTTGGAAGAACAATTGAGCATCACTGGGTTGGAGACATTTTCTTTGAGTTATAAG GTTCAATGGCCATTATCTCTTGTTATCTCGAGAAAAGCTTTGACAAGATATCAGCTTATTTTCCGCTTTCTATTTCATTGCAAGCATGTTAACAGGCAACTTTGTGCAGCATGGCAAATGCATCAA GGTGTTCGCAGACTTGACATGCAGGGGATTGCAATCTCTGTGTCATCTTTGTTGTGTCGCAGCATGCTTAGATTCATTAATAGCCTTGTACACTACTTGACCTTCGAG GTTTTGGAGCCAAATTGGCATGTGATGCATAATAGGCTTCAAACTGCTAAGAGCATTGATGAG TTTGCTATCTTTCCCTGCCTATTTGTTTGTTTGATGTTGTTTGGAGGCTTAAAGGGGATAGGAAAGTCTATTGCAGATATCATATTCTTTGCTCGGAAG AAGGTGGAGAGGCTGAAGCTATTATGCCTTCGCTATGCAGCAGCAATACAGCGATTAATTACGTCTTCTGTTGACATCCCCACTGGAATTGTATCTAATGGCTCTCTTGAGACTGAAAAGTACAAGAGATTGAAACTAAGGAGCCGATCTCAGACGCTGAAATTAGCACCTGAAAATGCATCAGTCATTGAATCAATCCT GAAATTTGAGAGGGATTTTAGTGCTGAGCTTCAGAGTTTAGGTCCAATTCTGAGCAACAGTTCTCGAGCAGAGCCGTATTTGACTCATCTTGCACAATGGATTCTAGGTGTAGGGAAGGACCAGTGA